From one Trifolium pratense cultivar HEN17-A07 linkage group LG1, ARS_RC_1.1, whole genome shotgun sequence genomic stretch:
- the LOC123917387 gene encoding uncharacterized protein LOC123917387, translating into MSQPPTRKISFSWEKKPGIPKESIISTHGEKLIQKDDDFLHKLPPPPISSLDGSTTPRNHVHDFQIPLPPCAFQPPYYRTTSKKGIWVQDDDPFLAAYKECTKSKKSGMKDKKLSRGGSSSFCESRLMRNMSFFSCKRSCNVRDNNLVRISHSPQNID; encoded by the coding sequence ATGAGTCAACCACCAACAAGAAAGATATCATTCTCATGGGAAAAGAAGCCAGGAATCCCTAAGGAAAGTATTATTAGTACTCATGGTGAAAAATTAATCCAAAAAGATGATGATTTTTTGCATAAGTTACCACCTCCTCCAATTTCTTCACTAGATGGATCAACTACTCCTAGAAATCATGTTcatgattttcaaattccacTTCCTCCTTGTGCTTTTCAACCTCCTTATTATAGAACTACTTCTAAGAAAGGTATTTGGGTTCAAGATGATGATCCTTTCTTAGCAGCTTATAAAGAGTGTACCAAGAGTAAGAAAAGTGGTATGAAGGACAAAAAGTTGAGTAGGGGTGGTAGTAGTAGTTTTTGTGAATCAAGGTTAATGAGaaatatgtcttttttttcATGTAAGAGATCTTGCAATGTTAGAGACAATAATTTGGTAAGAATCTCCCATTCACCACAAAACATAGATTGA
- the LOC123917396 gene encoding pre-mRNA-processing protein 40A, with the protein MANNPQQPPSGIQFRPVIHPQQGQPFVPMTSQQFGHTGHAVPSSNVGMPVIQGQQLQYSQQMQQLTPRQIQPGHPVSSSQGIPMPYIQTNRPLTSVPQHAQQAVPHISNHMPGLSGAPPQSSYTFAPSYGQQQDNANALPQFQHPPQMLAPPAGQPWSSSVPQSAATVTPVQPAGVQSSGTASNDAATNTTNQNSASDWQEHVAGDGRRYYYNKNTRQSSWEKPLELMSPLERADASTVWKEFTSSDGRKYYYNKVTQQSTWTIPEELKLAREQAHKTISQGMVSETSDTSNATASSAAASTPANAASSNTLTSNGFASSPTSITPIVATDQQRMVSGLSGTSVSHSVVTSSTTGVEPSTAVIVSTAPTTVAGSSGVAASSLDSKIPSIVENQATHDSTSSVNGAPLQDMEEAKRGLPVVGPTNVTPSAEKTNDGETFVYANKQEAKNAFKALLESVNVHSDWSWEQAMREIINDKRYNALKTLGERKQAFNEYLGQRKKIEAEEKRIKQKKAREEFTKMLEECKELTSSTRWSKAISMLENDERFNAVERVRDREDLFESYMVELERKEKENAAEEHRRNLAEYRKFLESCDFVKVNSHWRKIQDRLEDDDRCLLLEKLDRLVVYQDYIRDLEKEEEEHKRIQKERIRRGERKNRDAFRKLLEEHIADGVLTAKTQWRNYCLKVKELPQYQAVASNTSGSTPRDLFEDVFEDLEKKYHEDKTLIKDTLKSGKITVVTTSVFEDFKSAVLEEAACETISEINFKLLFEELVERAKEKEEKEAKKRQRLADDFTNLLYSFKEITITSIWEDCKPLFEETQEYKSIGDESSSREIFEEYITYLKEKAKEKERKREEEKAKKEKEREEKEKRKEKEKKEKDREREKEKSKERHKKDESDSDNQDISDSHGYREERKKDKEKERKHRRRHQSSIDDVDSEKDEKEESRKSRRHGSDRKKSRKHANSPDSDNESRHKKHKREHGDGSRRTGLNDDLEDGELGDDGEV; encoded by the exons aTGGCAAATAATCCTCAACAACCTCCTTCTGGTATTCAG TTTCGGCCAGTGATTCATCCACAGCAAGGGCAACCATTTGTTCCAATGACTTCACAACAATTTGGACATACAGGGCATGCTGTTCCTTCGTCTAACGTCGGGATGCCTGTCATTCAGGGTCAGCAATTGCAGTATTCTCAACAAATGCAACAGTTGACTCCAAGACAAATTCAGCCCGGTCATCCTGTGTCTTCATCACAGGGTATACCTATGCCATATATTCAAACAAACAGGCCACTGACATCTGTTCCACAACATGCACAGCAAGCTGTTCCCCACATAAGCAATCATATGCCTGGTTTGTCAGGAGCACCTCCTCAATCTTCATATACA TTCGCACCATCGTATGGTCAGCAGCAAGACAATGCTAATGCATTGCCCCAATTCCAGCATCCGCCTCAAATGCTTGCACCTCCTGCTGGACAACCTTGGTCGTCCTCAGTACCTCAGAGTGCTGCAACTGTTACGCCAGTACAGCCGGCTGGAGTTCAATCATCTGGTACTGCATCAAATGATGCT GCAACTAATACCACTAACCAGAACTCTGCATCTGATTGGCAAGAGCATGTTGCTGGTGATGGGAGAAG ATATTACTACAACAAGAATACAAGGCAATCTAGCTGGGAAAAACCTTTGGAGTTGATGTCACCTCTTGAG AGGGCCGACGCGTCAACTGTCTGGAAAGAGTTCACTTCTTCAGACGGAAGAAA GTATTATTACAACAAGGTTACTCAGCAATCAACATGGACAATACCAGAAGAACTCAAG CTGGCTCGTGAGCAGGCACATAAAACTATTAGCCAGGGGATGGTGTCAGAAACAAGTGACACATCCAATGCTACGGCCTCCTCTGCAGCAGCATCAACACCAGCTAATGCAGCTAGTTCCAACACTTTGACATCTAACGGTTTTGCTTCAAGCCCAACTTCTATTACACCAATTGTAGCTACTGATCAGCAACGGATGGTTTCTGGATTATCGGGGACCTCTGTTTCCCATTCTGTAGTCACTTCAAGTACCACAGGAGTTGAACCAAGCACTGCTGTAATTGTGAGCACTGCACCTACAACAGTTGCAGGAAGCTCAGGAGTAGCAGCCAGCTCACTTGATTCAAAAATTCCATCCAT TGTTGAAAATCAAGCAACTCATGATTCTACTTCCTCTGTAAATGGAGCACCTCTTCAAGATATGGAg GAAGCCAAAAGAGGACTTCCTGTGGTTGGACCAACTAATGTGACTCCTTCAGCGGAGAAGACCAATGATGGTGAAACTTTTGTATATGCAAATAAGCAG GAAGCAAAAAATGCATTTAAAGCGCTTCTGGAATCTGTGAATGTTCATTCTGATTGGTCGTGGGAACAG GCAATGAGAGAAATCATCAATGATAAAAGATATAATGCCCTGAAAACACTTGGTGAGCGAAAACAAGCTTTCAATGAG TATTTGGGCCAAAGGAAGAAGATAGAGGCTGAAGAGAAGCGCATAAAACAGAAAAAAGCCCGCGAAGAATTCACAAAGATGTTAGAA GAATGCAAGGAGCTAACATCATCCACAAGATGGAG CAAAGCTATAAGTATGCTTGAAAATGATGAACGATTCAATGCTGTTGAAAGAGTAAGAGACCGGGAAGATTTATTTGAAAGCTACATGGTGGAACTTGAGAGAAAG GAAAAGGAAAATGCTGCTGAGGAACACCGGCGGAATTTAGCAGAATATAGGAAATTTCTGGAGTCCTGTGATTTTGTGAAG gtGAATAGTCATTGGCGAAAAATCCAAGATCGGCTAGAGGATGATGATAGATGCTTACTACTTGAAAAACTTGACCGCTTGGTTGTTTACCAG GACTATATTCGTGACTTGGAGAAGGAGGAAGAGGAACACAAAAGGATACAGAAG GAACGAATCCGTCGGGGTGAAAGGAAAAACCGTGACGCATTTCGCAAGTTGCTGGAAGAGCATATTGCTGATGGAGTTCTTACTGCTAAAACACAATGGCGAAATTATTGCTTGAAG GTGAAAGAGTTGCCTCAATATCAAGCTGTTGCATCAAATACATCTGGTTCTACTCCGAGAGATTTATTTGAGGATGTCTTTGAAGATCTTGAAAAGAAG TATCATGAAGACAAGACACTCATAAAAGACACACTGAAGTCAGGCAAG ATCACTGTAGTGACTACATCAGTATTTGAGGACTTCAAGTCTGCTGTATTAGAAGAAGCTGCTTGCGAAACAATATCGGAAATCAATTTCAAG cTTTTATTTGAAGAGTTAGTAGAGAGAGCGAAGGAGAAGGAGGAGAAAGAAGCTAAGAAACGCCAACGCCTTGCTGACGACTTTACTAACTTGTTATATTCATTCAAG gaAATTACTATTACTTCAATATGGGAGGATTGCAAGCCACTTTTTGAGGAGACACAAGAGTACAA GTCAATTGGGGACGAAAGCTCTAGTAGAGAAATTTTTGAAGAATACATTACATACTTAAAGGAAAAAGCTAAAGAGAAGGAACGCAAGCGTGAAGAAGAAAAG GCcaagaaggaaaaagaaagagaagagaaagagaaacgGAAAGAGAAGGAGAAAAAAGAGAAGGACAGAGAACGTgagaaagaaaaatcaaaggAACGACATAAGAAAGATGAATCAGATAGTGATAATCAAGACATTAGTGACAGCCATGGTTATAGAGAGGAGAGGAAAAAAGATAAGGAAAAGGAAAGGAAGCATCGGAGAAGGCATCAGAGCAGTATAGATGACGTGGATTCTGAAAAAGACGAGAAGGAAGAGTCAAGAAAATCGCGTAGACATGGAAGTGATCGCAAGAAGTCTAGGAAG CATGCAAACTCTCCTGATTCAGACAACGAGAGTCGGCATAAAAAACACAAGAGGGAGCACGGGGATGGTTCTAGGAGAACCGGATTGAATGACGATCTTGAAGATGGGGAGCTCGGTGATGATGGAGAGGTTTAG
- the LOC123917407 gene encoding uncharacterized protein LOC123917407, translating to MASPIAKPQKRLGEFLNEQQEPFMLELYLLERGYSNKWCLNEDSLKKRKRDVLLPFSKVLISIVNKLAFHSQSSTLQNRDNGQRKKHVNCNVQFSSASSFTMFNLCSNVDVERTSISSHKDQTFKECNMRWQKQSCLEGRPDSLVKIPLGSVLNVNEDVEEMPKKMTEDSLLSVAIMNLFGLSMKKEDCTNVLQDYLPKPHVSQVLKSKRVTHKIKKLLLFDCVRDINITLPTKKERNQVCRQSMGPTEFEKLNCQGTREWGQHSENGLMSLLTIDYLDSVMEWSKFVPEVKDISFEITDAILDIMNNEIVSEMIGTLTPT from the exons ATGGCTTCACCAATAGCCAAACCCCAAAAAAGATTAGGAGAATTTCTAAATGAGCAACAAGAACCCTTCATGCTAGAGCTATATCTTCTAGAAAGAGGGTACTCAAATAAGTGGTGCTTAAATGAAGATTCactcaaaaagagaaagagagatgtTTTATTACCATTTTCCAAAGTTCTAATATCCATAGTTAACAAGCTTGCTTTTCATAGCCAAAGTAGTACCCTACAAAATAGGGACAATGGTCAAAGAAAAAAACATGTAAATTGCAATGTTCAATTTTCATCGGCTAGTAGCTTTACTATGTTCAATTTATGCTCAAATGTTGATGTAGAAAGAACTTCCATATCATCACATAAAGATCAAACTTTCAAGGAATGCAATATGAG ATGGCAGAAGCAGAGTTGCTTAGAGGGTAGGCCTGATTCACTTGTAAAGATACCTCTAGGCAGTGTTCTAAATG TGAATGAGGATGTTGAGGAAATGCCTAAGAAAATGACAGAGGACTCATTATTATCAGTTGctataatgaatttatttggCTTGTCAATGAAGAAAGAGGATTGTACTAATGTGTTGCAAGATTATCTTCCTAAGCCTCATGTTTCCCAAgtattaaaatccaaaagggtAACCCACAAGATAAAGAAGCtgttattatttgattgtgTTAGAGATATTAACATAACCCTTCcaacaaaaaaggaaagaaatcaAGTTTGCAGACAATCCATGGGACCTACAGAGTTTGAGAAGCTCAATTGTCAGGGAACAAGAGAATGGGGACAACATAGTGAAAATGGTTTAATGTCTCTATTGACTATTGATTACTTGGATTCAGTAATGGAATGGAGCAAATTTGTACCAGAAGTTAAAGACATTAGCTTTGAGATCACTGATGCAATTTTGGATATTATGAACAATGAAATAGTATCAGAAATGATTGGAACTTTAACACCTActtaa
- the LOC123917415 gene encoding kinesin-like protein KIN-7N yields the protein MEKICVAVRVRPLVSTDSVNGSFWKVEDNRISLHKIHGTPFSGSSYAFDHIFDESSTNSSVYEHLTKDIILAALNGFNGTAFAYGQTSSGKTFTMNGCETDPGVIPRAVKDIFAKIETMSEREFLIRVSYMEIYNEEINDLLVVESQKLQIHESLERGVFVAGLREEVVNNAEQVLDLIKAGEANRHFGETNMNVRSSRSHTIFRMVIESKGKDSNSSDDSSINDIVRVSVLNLVDLAGSERIAKTGADGVRLKEGKYINKSLMVLGNVINKLSEGSKQRGHIPYRDSKLTRILQPALGGNAKTSIICTVAPEEVHIEETKGTLQFASRAKRITNCVQVNEILTDAALLKRQQLEIEELRKKLQGSHAGVLEQEILKLRNDLLKYEMERGKLEMELEEERKSRNQWISEQQMKIENSSIASFSVSDCGTNDNQGPRYLRRQGFREDYSDVNSTSHGDIFKSPCLKTASAFVVKRSKHSILPDSSPLPDSSPLPDAFNNVADEDTWLKMNNGYVANLDSPQTTPTRNFQSFPLSDTTPGCASQVEKYEREVQDLRRQLELANEKINELERKHSEEVLSSKQLIGEIPDNQQETQLIQELPLRLSESVENYKDSFEEVLSVMQRFALDGKFSTEKMLSTMSDIGAQLFAALEGQLTIFTNGERSSTANYALIQEPQKEFHERVKNIITSLELSESSITKNQDRNPLCSCEHKDSGLGGEIDSSKDALNERYESLEKELLLLKNERDSLLQKFSESSDKLATVSSEKENVLKDLNTEAHRRKKLEGEVKQFTSAFVCRQKSLISLRSDLKTKIEKWKAETPISVPKSFGCED from the exons ATGGAAAAGATCTGCGTCGCCGTTAGAGTTCGTCCTCTCGTTTCCACAGATTCCGTCAATGGAAGTTTCTGGAAGGTTGAAGATAACCGCATTTCTCTTCACAAGATCCATGGAACTCCATTCTCTGGCTCTTCTTATGCTTTCG ATCATATATTCGATGAATCTAGCACGAATTCGAGTGTTTATGAGCATCTCACTAAGGATATCATTCTCGCTGCACTCAATGGCTTCAACG GGACTGCATTTGCTTATGGGCAGACAAGTAGTGGGAAAACGTTCACGATGAATGGTTGTGAGACTGACCCAGGAGTGATTCCTAGGGCAGTCAAAGATATATTTGCGAAAATTGAGACG ATGTCTGAACGGGAGTTTTTAATTCGAGTTTCCTACATGGAGATTTATAATGAAGAGATTAATGACCTTCTTGTTGTTGAAAGTCAGAAATTGCAAATTCATGAGAGTCTGGAG CGGGGAGTATTTGTTGCAGGGCTGAGAGAGGAAGTTGTCAATAATGCTGAACAAGTGCTAGATCTCATTAAAGCAGGGGAAG CGAATAGGCACTTTGGTGAGACAAATATGAATGTAAGGAGTAGCAGATCGCATACAATATTTAGAATG GTGATTGAAAGCAAAGGGAAGGATTCCAATTCTTCGGATGATAGTTCAATAAATGACATTGTTCGAGTTTCAGTCTTG AATTTGGTAGATCTTGCTGGATCTGAAAGGATTGCAAAGACTGGAGCTGATGGAGTACGTTTGAAAGAAGGAAAATATATTAACAAGAGCTTGATGGTTCTAGGAAATGTTATTAATAAATTAAGTGAAGGTTCAAAACAAag GGGGCATATTCCATATCGTGATAGTAAATTAACACGTATTCTCCAACCTGCTCTTGGTGGAAACGCCAAAACTTCTATTATTTGCACCGTAGCACCAGAAGAG GTTCACATTGAAGAAACAAAGGGAACTCTTCAGTTTGCTAGTAGAGCCAAACGAATCACCAATTGTGTTCAAGTTAATGAG ATTTTGACAGATGCAGCCTTGTTAAAGCGGCAACAATTAGAGATAGAAGAGTTACGTAAGAAACTTCAG GGATCCCATGCTGGGGTGCTTGAGCAAGAGATTCTTAAACTTAGGAACGATTTGCTCAAG TATGAAATGGAGCGTGGGAAGCTGGAAATGGAACTGGAAGAAGAGAGGAAATCGCGTAATCAATGGATTAGCGAGCAAcagatgaaaattgaaaattccaGTATTGCATCGTTCTCAGTCTCAGATTGTGGGACGAATGACAATCAG GGACCAAGATATTTGAGGAGGCAAGGGTTTAGGGAAGACTACAGTGACGTTAATAGTACATCCCATGGAGATATATTTAAATCTCCCTGTTTAAAGACAGCTAGTGCTTTTGTTGTCAAGCGATCAAAGCATTCAATATTGCCAGACAGTAGTCCTCTTCCTGATAGTAGTCCTCTTCCAGATGCTTTCAACAATGTGGCTGATGAAGATACATGGTTGAAAATGAACAATGGTTATGTTGCGAACCTTGATTCTCCCCAAACGACTCCCACTCGAAACTTTCAATCATTCCCACTAAGTGATACAACTCCT GGTTGTGCAAGTCAAGTTGAAAAGTATGAACGGGAAGTTCAAGATTTGAGAAGACAGCTAGAGCTTGCAAATGAAAAGATAAATGAACTGGAG AGAAAGCATTCAGAGGAAGTACTGTCAAGCAAGCAATTAATAGGCGAGATCCCAGACAATCAACAAGAAACACAACTAATTCAGGAATTGCCTCTAAGGTTATCGGAGTCTGTGGAAAATTATAAAGATAGCTTTGAGGAGGTTTTATCAGTAATGCAG AGATTTGCATTGGATGGAAAATTCTCAACTGAAAAAATGCTGTCAACCATGAGTGACATTGGTGCACAGTTATTTGCAGCTTTGGAAGGTCAGCTTACAATATTTACGAACGGTGAAAGGTCTTCCACTGCGAACTATGCTTTGATCCAAGAACCACAAAAAGAGTTTCATGAGAGGGTGAAGAATATAATAACATCATTGGAGTTATCAGAAAGCTCAATAACAAAAAATCAAGACAGGAATCCTTTGTGCAGCTGTGAACACAAG GACTCTGGTTTGGGAGGAGAAATTGATTCCTCAAAGGATGCATTGAATGAAAGATATGAAAGCTTGGAAAAGGAGTTATTACTTTTGAAGAATGAAAGAGACTCTTTGTTACAGAAGTTCTCTGAATCTTCTGATAAACTTGCAACTGTTTCAAGCGAAAAGGAAAATGTTTTGAAAGATTTAAACACTGAAGCACATAGAAGGAAAAAGCTAGAAGGGGAGGTTAAGCAATTTACTTCAGCTTTTGTCTGTCGTCAGAAATCACTTATTTCTTTGCGTAGTGACCTTAAGACCAAAATTGAGAAATGGAAAGCTGAGACACCAATTTCAGTGCCCAAGTCTTTTGGGTGTGAGGACTAA